CAGTAAAAGCGGCAATTCAACACGGAGTTGTATGCGCAGTGTGGTCGATTTGTAATGTATTACGAGTGTTCGGCATACTGTGTAtgttattttgcattaaaaatgtgttttttaaaaattatattaggtGTTGAAAATGTGTAAGTAACAAAATTATGTATGTAGGACATTGTAAATATGATATAATTATTCAGAAACTTGTAGGGCGATTGTACaatattcaaatataatttcacATGTGTGTTAATTCCCGCCATTCGAAATGGTTTACTGTTGCGTGCCAAACTGCACGTCTGAGTCttcaaaatgtgataaaaaagtGACTTTCCATACATTTCCTATACAGACTGAACTAAAGGATAGGTGGCGAACAGCGATTTCAAGGCAGGGTAAAACAGCTGGATCTCTCTGGTCTCCGTCTTCGAGTTCACGAGTTTGTAGTTTACACTTCAGGACATCTGATTTCAGCATAAGTACAACAAGAAAAAGATTACTTCCAAATGTGGTCCCTACATTGTTCCAAGGGTATCCTCTGCACAAACAGAGCAAATTACCGAAACGAAGTCCAGCTTCTAGATCCGATGTAAGCCCGCAAATTAAACGAAAAAAAGTGTGTATACAAAATGAAAACAAGGAGCTTGCATTCTTGTCTGAAGATAAGATTGAAGTCAAAGAAGTAGGAATTCAAGTATCATCGTTTTTTCCATGCAGACCTAAACTCACAGCCATAAAACACAAGTACAAACTCGTCAAACAGTCTAATGGCCGACTCATTCAAACTGTCAGTAGATTGAGGAAACAAATTAAGGaactgaaaaaagaaaataacggcaaaaataataaacacctggagaaaattgaaaaaatagaaaaagATGGAAAAAATGGAAACTTAAAAGCACTATTCTTGTTAGAGCAAATTGATAGCTATGGAAAACAGCATGTTGTTTATGGTGAAACAACTCTCAAAATTTGTGTACTTTGGCACAGGAAAGCAGCAGCTGGGTATCGTTTCATAAGATCAATGAACTGTTTGAAACTTCCTCATGAAAAAACGTTGAGGGGTTATATTGGATGTGCGAGTGGTGAAACTGGTATAACTTCAGTAATTAAAGAACGCCTTATTTATGAGGTCAGCAATTTGAATCACTCAGAAGAAAAGTTAGGTTCGCTGATAATAGATGAGATGGCGATCAAGGCAAAAGTAAGTTATGATCGCAACCTTGACCAGTTCCTTGGATATTCAGAGGCAGAAATTGAGGAGATGGGTGTAAGTGATAAAATAGCCAACAGACTATTGTGCTTCATGTTTCGCGGCCTCTCCACTCCCATCCGAATTCCCGTCGCGTTTTATTTTACTCGTCAATTAACAGGACCTCAGCTGTGTAAATTAACCAAAAAGGTGATCGAAGAAGTAGAAGAAACAGGTTTTGAAATTCTGCGAATAGTTACTGATAACTCTTCGGTAAATGTTAGCATGATGAAGGAGGTGTGTGGCGGCCAATTACTACCTGAAATACAACACCCAAATGATGAAAACAGAGTAATCTTTTTGAGTTTTGACTCGAGccacattttgaaaaatattcgcACTCAGTTTCTTCAGAAGAATTTTTTCTACAGGGGTATAATGATCTCAAGCAAGCCCTTGAAAAAATTGTACGATGCACAGAAGCACTGTACAGTGAAACCTGTTCGATGTCTGAACAGAAAAGTTGTTTACCCTTCGAACATCGAAAAAATGAATGTGCAACGAGCCAAGTATGTTTTTTCCCTTCCTCTGACAGCTGCATTGAAGACTCTTCCTACAATAGCACCTGAGTTAGTCAAAAAACCACGAAAGCCTTGCTGAAACCATACGGTTTTTGGAATATGTCAGAAAATGGCACGATATTCACGATGTTTGTAACACAAAGCAGGCATATATGTCAAGAAACACCGACAAACTAGTGTTCACAGAATTTGACGATGACAGACTGTCTTGGTTGCTAGATACATTCCTGCCTTACATGGAAAATATCCAAAAGTCGAGcagcaaacaaaataaactaaGTGAAGAGACATACGAAGCTCTAGTCGTGACAACTCAGGCAACTGTAAAATGTATACAACATTTAATATCAGTTGGATTTCATTTCGTTTTAAGCAGGAACCTGAGCAGCGATGACATCGAACTTCTCTTCAGTCACTTGCGAAGAAAAGGTGGTTTCAACGATATGATGGACGCAAGAGCATGCATGTATGCAATCGACACAACGCTAAAAACGGGTTTAATAAATCCTTCAGCTACATCAAATGTAGAAAGACAAACTTTCAAGACATTGGATGCAATTGCACATCACAAACGAATAAGTGAGCTGAACACAGTAATTTGTGATGTTCCAGTTGAAGCAACAGGAATTCTTGACGAAAATCTTGAAGGTAAGATAAATTGaacgggaaattttttattataattttaatttaaggcTATGCCCCACTCGCTGTCTAGTTATTACATTACTATAATTGTAGCATATTCAAATTGCATGCGAAGATACATTTTGAAAATGCGACTATAGGTAGTTGACAACATGCACTCCAATACAGtgcaaacatttattaaattatgacgCCTTTTGTCATAccacatactttttaaaataaattattaatgcattcctgcttttttttaagtgttagatATAATATTTTGTCGAAGATATTTTATTTGTTAGAAACTAATATCATAGGTAGGTCTACTTGTGATCTATAAGGTCTATAATGTATATCTAATTTTGAAGACAATAATGGAACATTAAAAGTtatgtgatgccgagccttaattTAATGAGTTAGTACGTAATTtcatgttgtttttgtttttgtgttttgcaGAAACTCCAGTAACGCTGCAAATCGCGTCCTTAGCTATGATTGCTGGGTACTTGGTACGGGTTGCAGAAGAAAATTTTAACTGTGCCTATTGCCTAGAACAAATATCAACTCCCGATTGTGACAGCCCGTTGCTCCGATTGATTAAAATGCAAGATCGCGGTGGTCTGCGGTACCCATCTAGAAAATTCGTTTTTTTCCTGAGCAAGATACTAAAATTTACTTGTGTCACTCTTAAACACTTAGGACGTAAACAGCTCATCAAGAAGCTTAAAGTGTTTCTAGTGCCAAAGTTTcttcaatattttaagtgttcACTGTGCAGTCAAGAAAAGCTTGCAAATACCATAATAACCAAATTTCTGAAGCCTATTTTGGACAACGAAGCACGTTCGGTGACAGACAAAATTGACAAACCatcaaaaatatacagaaaaccaTTGAGCcgcaaaattttaaaactgtaagCGTAGTTCCAGGTGAGTAACAATTAACACTTTATTTGGTGTTACAACTGTTACATTCATTTTGTTTACGACTGCTTTATCTTTTAGAAGTATTTGAACATAGGGCTTTATTGTATTTATCATAACAGTTAGTTCTAAACACCAATTTCATGAGTTATAGGACCAACGGTAATTTAAACAGATGTTTCGCGCGGTTCCGTGTACTGCACATGAGAGAGCTACCTAGCGGCGATCTCTGGAACTGAATCGTCTCGCGTTTTACATCCTCTCCTTCCCGGCCTTGAATAATAACGTAGGCAACgtcctgtcacggaatattttgtagtgtttatgtgcttgttgacaacagcaattttttgcttaattttgtgttttttttgtcttttttgggttttatttatttatttattttttttagtttttcttcaacagaaaaagttcttagcaatggcgtatttccaaaaaaTTACATCAAGTTATAAAAcgtttgttttgtgttgtggaagatttaaaaaagtatgtagtccgccatgtttatttcttatagtggtaggcgggaaatttaaaatatattgtcggctgctattCGGCCGCCATCAGTGTCTCCAGattgggtttttttttccccatattggggaaaattattttttggggggaaattTTGGGGAAACTATATCCTTGGGAAAATTTTTGgggaaaaatattttggtaacggGGAAAAATGGGGAAGTATTTAATCTGCCTGCCTAGTATTACTTCTAATGCATTTCTctaatactttattcaaaaaaatgtttagttttttaaacactCACTTTATTGAATGCATTTAAAAAGCAGCTAGCTACAGATGGCCTTGATTTGAATAAGTTGATAGGTATTGGTGTTCTCGAATGCTAGTGTGGAGAGAGCATTTTCCATAATGAATGTGGTGAAAAACAAATTGAGAAATAGAATGCATACAAGCACAGCTGATCACATAATTAGAGTGCGGTATAGTTAGAGAAACGAAGGCTGTAATAAATTTTAGCTAAGCACTAAAAGGCTTGCCAAGTTTAAGTCAGAGGATGTATATAATAATCATAACGATGTCGGTGTCATGTTGCTTTTGGCATAAGTATGGTTGTACTGACATTATTGTTGTTTTATTCCAGTATAAATGATATATAGTGTTTACATTAGTAAAATAGTTATGTATAGTTGATTTCACTTGATTTCATTCGTTAATTGTACTATGTAACACAATCTTTTTAATATAATAGGTCAATCTACTGTAATATTTATGACAgagaaaatgtatattttgtgttggtatataggtactcaatattatcaaaaattaataaataaaattatgctgctGTAATTTTACTTTAGTCAGTCATTAAACCACAAATTAGCTCTCttgtatacaataaaaaaaacatcgtgATCGGTAAATCaatagaacgaaaaaaacaaaatcataaataaatgaaaagtgaCGCCCGTGCAgcaggttttattattttttttatttttctggttagacggatttttttatttatatataaaaaaaaattaatttatatactttGATTCTTGATACGTACTATAGTTTTACAGCTCTGAACATATAATACCACACCTTTAAGCTGCCAacactgataataaataatatttttaaggaataGGTAGATAAGGTAGGTTAAAGATTTTTGGGGAAATCTGTATCATTTTGGGGAAATTTTGAAAACTCAATCTGGAGACCCTGGCCGCCATGTTTAAGAATGTTTTAccctttttcgcaattacacatttaacgacgaagttttttcgtcgtgaaattaaacgtagaatttaataaaaatgcccttgcagttaataaaaaagtataagtaagtttaagaaagaatttctgTTTTAATCTCAACCCAGATGCTGTTACAGCATTgctcataaatcaaaccaaagcAGATAGAAAGTTAATCACGCTAAATGCTACATAAACATTAATACACTGCTATAACGGCagatcttttagtttcacaaggacatgaggaatgaaccgaaacaaggtgtgattccgtctgaatataattactccatatttatttaaggaaacttataacagatatttaatgtgttaaaatacaatttcaattacataattaaagagctctcggatatgttaaaaaaatatgggccggccctaaattagattgttaaaggtttcattaaacacaaataaacaaataaaaaaatacaaaaagaggCTCAAGCAATCCCACTGTAAATTCTTGAAGTCCAGAACAAAAGATTTATATAATTCATATTTCTTCGAACGTAGTAAATTAAAGGTATTTCCAAAAGGTTCAAAAATACTGTAGGACCGAACGTCAGTGGCTCGCTGCCCGGAGTTCAGCAGTCAACATGGTGCCAGGGTGCCTGTTTGTTGAAGAGGAAGAGTGTGAAAATGCTAAGTccgcatccggctcttggaccctgtctgtgaagtctgaatcaaacatgatcagaactggtacacagacagcaaactgggcagaaaatgcccgcaaaaaTATAAGGGGAGGTCGGGGAATAAAGCTGATAGTAACTCACTGGACAGGGAAGTTGGCTCCTAGGTTCTAAAGCGTAGCAAGTCCGGATCTGAAGATCGCAGGaggcgcggacgtttccataatttaaaaaaataactaatatgcTGAGTACTGTACAgtcggactaaactacttaaagaatttatagggatagcatcccttgtctaattgactacatcgtcggttacAGCCGGACAGAAGTCTTGATGTGCGTCTCGCCGATCCGCCGATAACTTAAaaacagtccgtctggaatcgcgacgcgaagtgtccccgGAAGGCCAGTGTCTCTTAATTAAAAGGAAATGCTCAATcaaatggtggggggggggggggggggggggggggaaagagagagagagactagggcatctggaccgaaaggttccgaagttctccgagtgggaatcacaaaatacttgacttcgatatctcgaagttggtagcactggccgattttagcgttacctgttgaggggtgtctgaaacaaaAAAGGGATCGACTTGCCCGAGACGTTTGTtacagcctggggctaatggcgcagtcggcgctgctctctggcggcctacaggggaaagaAAGAGGAAGGTTGGCAATGTCGCCACCAGAtgtcgcgggcgttagctccacCAGCTGGCGACAAGTGAAGAAGTTACTACTtatgccgctagatgtcgtgagTGGTCcatgtttgcacatatttttttctgtggcaaatcgtccttgaagtaggcaggccactgcctggcgagttcacatcagggcaatgatcctgggcttaATTCTGAGAACCAAAAGGGGGGGACTGGGaggtgagggtggacaaaaaacgcaacgaggctgggaaagagcgTCCTAACGTGTCTTTCTATGAGTGaccctaagacgtatgcgtgacggcaAGAGCTGttgtaagctcgtctctgagaagtggtaacaactcgtccagagctgttgtgtgcaaatttagtcatgcagggaaataatgttgcAGGACGGgaacgtgactgcaagcgggagaaatgtcatccgggctgctaacgtcttcattagacttgcaaaagatcagattggctcCTGAGAAACGGTGCCTCTGGCTACTGCAGCAAaatttaactaagtagagtacaccagcctaacaaagtgtaaatcacccttttgtaaccaataaatttgaaaaatgaaatttccaaaaataattaaaaattataataacaattttaaaaaaaatgtgccgAAATACCTCATTTCTGGCACATTGCTCGTGGTTTgttggggccgagattaaaatttgtcaagaattttttacgtttttatgtcttccagtgctcaaaatgatatccaattgtggccccgggcacgaaattttatttataatgcattaataacgcccctcacgataaacaaaggaaaatatgtatcaacgagtgcctggtttccgcggaagacaatgagcgtaacaggacacatcgtagtgggacaatgtgcataacgggacactttttcgtgcgtgcagtcggcgttcattgatttattagacgttgtcacgtcaagaaaGTACTTTTTGTGTGAGCTTCCATTTGAAATTTATTTGGCTATGTAAACATGTGTGTATAAACAgtatttttgttgtgtttttgtctcgtttcaactgttgtgctgaattttttttggggttcaattacctaatcatttgtgggtttttttttttttccgttctctttagtccatttttctttgtttgttgaccatattcctgtcatgaaatattatgtggtgtatatatcctgttgacaacagcaatttttacttaatttgtgttttttgtcttttggttttttgtagttttcttctacagacatacatgtgcttagcaatggcgtatgtccaaaagcttacatcaagtcatgcattcccattgcacaaatctttcaaagttaATACTAGTTTTAAGacaataaaaagggggggggggggggggggggggaaactagtATAACAACTTTCTACTCCAGTTTCCTAAAGAACATTTTGTTgatttccctgtgttttccaggtttcaAAGACAATATTTTAAATCCCTGCAATCCACAGggggttaaaataaagattgcaTCAACATTGGGGGTCTTTACTGATGGTGAGAGATAATGAGATGGGAATTGCACTTTGAGGAAATTAATGAGTAAGGGTAACAGGAGCAACCTGGGAGCTCACAGAAACATCTGCCACGTTTCCACTTGGGGGAAAATCCGGGTTGGTCCCCACCACAAATCCGAACAGGTTCATCTCAGATGGATGTGAGTGCTTTGACCGCTCGGACAGAGTGGGTCCCATTTACTGTTTTCATGAAACTGTTATATGGTAAGTCATAGCACAAGTTATCCAAATAAATTATCAAATATACAcacaaacatattaaaatttgtatttattatgcaCAGTACATTCTTTATTTTTTCTATTGACATGAACCTTTTAAATACCACATTCAACCACATTTGActcggtaaataaaattttatagcaGCGAGATGGAAATATTTGTCTTAGTTAAGAAATTGAACACTTTCCATTATAaatattgaaaacaaatttttaattaaatcttGTTGTGAcaaacttattttattattttatagttaaacttTTTGAAGACCCATATTATGGAAATAACCATATGGATGGTGTGTCTGCAACAACACATACAGACTTATCTCCAAAGCACATCATCACTTTGAAACATGTGTTCATACCAAAAAATTTGCTTTAacgtaaaaaacatttttttattaggtatcttgataaataatttttttatagcctATCTTTGTTTTCcagaatgaattttttaatacaaataagtaaaacacacaaaaatagcAATATGTGTTGTTGTATCTGTACTATccatatgttttatatgtttataCAAATTATAAGAGACCAGACAAATGGTACATACACATTAAAAAAGAACCACTAATCGTAACAAAAATGATACATGTATATACAAGAAAACTATAGAGCCAATCTGAAACAATGACcaacatttataacattttttgtatATCTATTTACAAttcatacagaaaatattttacttcacAACAATCAAATCCAGATTTAGAACCATTCAACAACTAACATATCATACGACACatatatctatataaaaaaagtttttaaaaataccgAAAGGCtttattcttaattattaataaaaggaCATTATATTGAGTCTGTGGAGATGTTTGGAAGCTCACTTCAACTTTGTATGTAACAACTCAGTTTTCCTTGTCATCATTTGCATAACCATCCTTGTATGTATAAACatattaatgtattaaaacaCTTTCACAATACACACAGACATAAGATACAAAATAAGTACATAGTAAAAATTTCACATCACTATTTTACCAGTATgagcattttatattttaaattaatatttaatctaaTGGCTGCAATGCAAAGAACCTTCAGTTTCTAAAGTCTACATATTTTAAGCTACATTAACTAACCACTGTCACCAacgtgacacacacacacacacacacagtattgTCTTACATACTATCATTATCTGTACTACCTACATAcacaaaaattacaatgaatGACAAAAACATGAAACAGCTGTACGTATAGCACAGATTGTATGAGTTCTGGACTGCcacagaaagttaaaaaaaaaaaagagtagtaTAACCCCAGAAGTAATAGAAACAAAGATGCacgaaataagaaaaataagACAAGCACACTTGCAAAACACTATAGGCTGGGCTACAATTgataaaaatgtttacacatGATTAGTTATAGTGATAAGCACTTGCATATGACAAAACAACCTCAGCGGCCTGGCCACACTCCTTTGTTTATTTAGGTGGCTTTAGCCAATGAGAAATTAATTCTGCTGTAGTTGATAAAATGtaatcataagaaaaatttatatttatgtaataaaatctataaaagtgcaagaattttgaaatttaatgcaAAAACAACTATTTTCTCCTCTTCAAAATGTGTGCTTTGATGTTTAACACGTAGCTTAATTTATGGAAATCATGCAAacgtaatatacaaaaaaaaatatatcttgcaCTATCTAgtcaaaacaagaattttttatttGACGAATAAAGTTCTCACATGACAAAGTTGTATGATTGTTACATGTTTTTGATTGGTCGAAAAAATTACATGGTTTATGCTAGTGTTCTATTACTAACGAGAACTTACAGTTGGGTAGACCACTCGCTGTGAAATACAGGATGAGTGGAAATGCTGATGAATGTTTGCTTATCAATATCGTCATGGAATAGTTAAGATGTCAAGAACAGTTAAGATGTAATGAGTTTGTGAATTACtcatgtgtgtttgtgtgttgtcCAAATGGGTGTGGATTAAACACAAAATGAATATGCTATAAAATTTCACATGCTCATTTACCCTAATCTAAAATACTaaaaagtattaataaaattataaatgatgTAATTGAtagttttactaaagaaattaCTTATTTGCCAAATATTGTGCCAAGTGagcaacaaattaaaattattaagttcAGAAAAATAATTAGCGATgataattaaaaactatttcaatatCCTTAACAAAGGAAAAATACAATCACCATTTTCCTTTCCCTTTGGCTTGTGTAACGACTGTTGAAAATGttggatttaaaaattttaaataaactaaatttcaAGGGTACCTACTTAaagattataaaacattttaaaatttaaaaaaaattgaatacattGCTCTTTAGCTAGCTGATTGATACTGTATGACTTTATATTCATTTATATGAAAAGGTGTTGACAGTACTTtaaatttaaaggaaaaatatatttctgcTTAATAAGTCTTACCATGAGGTCTTTAACCAGTGATAACAGTGCTGCATTCTGACAAATCTTTGACAAAGAAATTAATGCACATTTATTGTTATCATTATTTACTGATAATAGACATGGCCACTGCAGTATTGTGTTGTTGCACAATGTTGACACTAAATTTTAGTGTTGATACACATCTTGCACACTGTTATGACCCTTCACTATGTTGTGGACGAACCAGAGATCAtatatagtctgtctcacgcttagattgcagtacagagcagATGGCACCCATTGTTGACTGATTGATACTACCCTCCCTGCTTGTTAACATTcaaattcttattttgtatagtacaaataattataataataagttttagtaaatttttaattttagttttttttttttttaattttgctaagaccatagaccataaaatagtgcTTTCGATAGTTAAATTACAGTTGTATGGATATacaatgaaagaaataaaatattaattctaaacaccaattattattttacaagagAAAGAATTTGCAGCAGTGAGTCACTataaataacaaggcattccattaattatTTCCTATGGTCAAAAAGAGCCtaaatttttaatagtaaaagatataaaaataatttgatgaCAAAAACTATTGAAATCAATGTGGCTTCTTGCTGATAAATTTTCATAGAGGATAAagttgaatattatcagatgatgctcttgataaaATACAAAAAGATAAtatatgtgcaattttttcattccaaactttcctcttaaaaaatatatatgggtatatatatatttttcaaaaagtacattttaacaattttttcaataaattataaatgtgtCTAACTTGGAGCTATTTCCATATATCTGGCAACACAGCACAATGAAACCAGGACAGCACCAATAGCAGATATCATGCATTGAAATGCACAATGCAATCCAAGGATAAAAAAAAGGGTACTGCGACCTTAGCATCGGGCAAGTGTACGGTCTCATATTCAACCTGCACATTGCTTGAACTGTGTATCCCCTCACAAATAATCTCGCTCAGCCTGCTACAGCCGCAACAAAAATCAGTGATTCTCGTAAATAGTGTAGGAAACTTTTTTTCATCCATCATTATACCTATTTTTCATTCTAGTAAGTTGCTTTTCTGGTTTTATGATGAGATTtaactgtgtgtttttttttatagggaTGGCTAGagtacaaatttttatatttggaTTCTGAGCCAATTCCTTAATTTCAATTCTTGATTACAAGTCATTCTGATTCCTAGTTTTAACAAAGGTTTTTAGAAGCAGGATAATCTCAATCTAAGGTATATTGTGAACTATTGGCTATTGGCCCAAGTTCCTGTTCAAAATACCCAGGATCCTAACACAAGTATATTTTCCACTAAATTCACAAAGTGTTATGATTTTGCCAAGGCCCCAAATAAACAGCCAAATGAAACACATTGAATTTTTAAACATGTACTtccaacaaatttatttttatgggtATTTATTTAGAGTACATACATAATCTCCAGCAACAGTGAGTTCAT
This DNA window, taken from Bacillus rossius redtenbacheri isolate Brsri chromosome 3, Brsri_v3, whole genome shotgun sequence, encodes the following:
- the LOC134530432 gene encoding uncharacterized protein LOC134530432; this translates as MSRNTDKLVFTEFDDDRLSWLLDTFLPYMENIQKSSSKQNKLSEETYEALVVTTQATVKCIQHLISVGFHFVLSRNLSSDDIELLFSHLRRKGGFNDMMDARACMYAIDTTLKTGLINPSATSNVERQTFKTLDAIAHHKRISELNTVICDVPVEATGILDENLEETPVTLQIASLAMIAGYLVRVAEENFNCAYCLEQISTPDCDSPLLRLIKMQDRGGLRYPSRKFVFFLSKILKFTCVTLKHLGRKQLIKKLKVFLVPKFLQYFKCSLCSQEKLANTIITKFLKPILDNEARSVTDKIDKPSKIYRKPLSRKILKL